One window of Candidatus Aegiribacteria sp. genomic DNA carries:
- a CDS encoding tetratricopeptide repeat protein, with protein MTESNQTPGISIGKPVEAVAIAVKKAAIRCRIVSTGQPVTFRIVRREVEGEILTIIPSKVWRYQNTYYMTGKVVSERIDVPALNLQPLGLNEMGEWYPEKEYSELDPSLYGYFESIIDFGIRKSFEMDQIIPFQDPEDFSNDPIVEASYFNECGEYAEALKIMEKILTTDLRCLDAHAHLGNWEFNLTDEHFEMFIDKAKRHYEVGTRIGELSLGKDFRGVLPWRYINNRPFFRCMHGYGLSLWRLGHTHNARKVFERMLWLNPADNQGIRFLLADIDDGRTWYESN; from the coding sequence CCGGTGGAAGCAGTTGCTATTGCGGTTAAGAAAGCTGCGATCAGATGCAGAATCGTCTCAACTGGACAGCCGGTTACATTTCGTATTGTCAGAAGGGAAGTTGAAGGGGAAATCCTTACCATAATTCCCTCAAAAGTGTGGCGGTATCAGAATACTTATTATATGACAGGTAAAGTTGTATCTGAAAGAATCGATGTTCCCGCTCTGAATTTGCAGCCGCTCGGGTTGAATGAAATGGGAGAATGGTATCCGGAAAAAGAATACTCTGAACTTGATCCCTCGCTATACGGGTATTTTGAATCAATTATTGATTTCGGCATCAGAAAATCCTTTGAAATGGATCAGATCATTCCATTTCAAGATCCGGAAGATTTCAGTAATGATCCGATTGTGGAGGCCTCTTATTTTAACGAATGCGGAGAATATGCGGAAGCCTTGAAAATAATGGAGAAAATACTAACGACAGATCTCCGGTGTCTGGATGCCCATGCTCATCTTGGTAATTGGGAGTTTAACCTTACAGACGAACATTTCGAAATGTTTATCGATAAGGCAAAAAGACATTATGAAGTAGGAACGCGTATTGGTGAGCTTTCTCTGGGTAAGGATTTCAGGGGCGTTCTGCCCTGGCGTTATATCAATAATCGGCCATTTTTCAGGTGTATGCATGGATATGGTTTATCCCTCTGGCGCCTGGGTCATACACATAATGCCAGGAAAGTCTTCGAAAGAATGCTTTGGCTGAATCCTGCGGATAATCAGGGAATCAGATTTCTGTTGGCTGATATCGATGATGGTCGAACCTGGTATGAAAGCAATTGA